The Xanthocytophaga agilis DNA window TTTTTCATCTGGAGCACATTCTTCACACAAACCTGCGGAATGATTCCAACAGACATCCGGACATACCCATTTACCACAGCGGGAACATTGCTTAAAGTACTGTTTTCCTTCCTGAACTGCCTTATCTAAGGCTTCATCATGTGCCCTTCCACCTACTGCACGTTGCATCTGATAGGTAGCATCCCCTACCTGACCAAATATTCCTCCAAATAAACTTCCGGCAGCATTCAATAGACTTCCAGCCATTCCCAGTGCGTTTGTCTCAAAGTGTGACATGTGACCATTTCCACATTTGTCACAATGAAACTTAAACTGGAAACCTTTATCAGTAGAGAGATCGTCGTAATTGCGAACAAATTGGATCATTTTAC harbors:
- a CDS encoding zinc ribbon domain-containing protein — encoded protein: MIQFVRNYDDLSTDKGFQFKFHCDKCGNGHMSHFETNALGMAGSLLNAAGSLFGGIFGQVGDATYQMQRAVGGRAHDEALDKAVQEGKQYFKQCSRCGKWVCPDVCWNHSAGLCEECAPDEKEELAAQQAKATSEQIYQKTREQNYTEHINFKEKTAVMQCTSCNTKLTVTDKFCPGCGTPNSLARPQTENQSRFCSECGAPTQPGQKFCAGCGNKLF